The following is a genomic window from Verrucomicrobiia bacterium.
AAAATCGAGGCCTCCCGTCATCTGGTCTACCACGCCGCCCGTATGCGGGATATGGGGCTCCCCTTGGTCAAGGAGGCCTCCATGGCCAAACTGTTCGCCTCCGAGGCCGCCAATTTTGTCACCTACGAGGCGATTCAGATTCTGGGGGGCTCCGGCTATTCCTCCCGCTTCCCGGTGGAGCGGATGTACCGGGATATGAAGCTTTGCGAAATAGGGGAGGGGACCTCCGAAATCCAGCGGATCGTGATTTCCCGCGAGGTTCTGAAAGGCACCGAAAATTTGTTTGGCGGAATCGTGACCGAGAAAGTATCTTAAGGACAACCGGGAGGATTTATGCCGTTGGAAAAAGAAGCCAAAATCTGGATGAACGGGAAGATGGTGAACTGGGACGATGCCCAGATTCACGTTCTCTCCCACGTGGTGCATTACGGCTCCTGCCTTTTCGAGGGAATCCGCTGCTACAAGACCAAAATGGGCCCGGCGGTCTTCCGCCTGGATGCCCATATGAAGCGGCTCATCGACTCCTGCAAGATTTACCGCATGGAGCCCGCCTATACCAAGGAACAGTTGTGCGACGCTTCCATTGAACTGATACGCATAAACAAACTGGAGGCCTGCTACATCCGCCCCCTCGTTTACCGCGGCTATTACGAACTGGGTGTGGATCCTACAAATTGCCCGATTGATGTAACGATTGCCACCTATAAGTGGGGCAAGTACCTCGGTGCGGAAGCGTTGGAAAAAGGGATTTCCGTGGGCGTTTCCTCCTGGTCGCGCATGGCCCCGAACACCTTCCCGGCGATGGCCAAGTCCGCCGCCAACTATATGAACTCGCAGTTGATTCGCTTGGAAGCCCGGGCCCACGGCTATGCCGAGGGGATTGCCTTGGACTATTCCGGCCACGTTTCGGAGGGCTCCGGTGAAAATATCTTTATCGTTCGCGACGGAACGCTTATTACTCCCCCCTTCGCCTCCGCCATTCTCCCCGGCGTCACCCGCAACACGGTAATCAATCTGGCTGGCGAGTTGGGTATCCGGGTCATCGAGGAAGCGATCCCGCGCGAGGCGCTCTACATCGCCGACGAGGTTTTCTTCTGCGGCACGGCGGCGGAAATTACCCCAATTACTTCCATTGATAAAATCAAAATCGGCTCCGGCTCCGCCGGCCCGATTACCAAGAAACTGCAAAAGCGCTTTTTCGACATCTTTGAGCATCCGGAATCCGACAGCCGCGGTTGGTTGACCTTCGTTCATCCGCCGGCCAAAAAGGAAAAGAACCACCCGGTAAAAAATCAGGAAAAGGTGTTTGCCGGCAAATGAAGCCCCGCAAAATCGCCATCGGGGCGGATCATAAGGGTTTTAAACTCAAAGAGGAAATCAAAAAGAAATTGACCGCCGAGGGACACTCCGTCACCGATTTGGGGGGCTTCTCCGAGGATTCCGTCGATTATCCCGAGTTCGCCTGCAAAGTGGGGAAGACGGTTTCCGAAGGAAAAGCGGATTTCGGCATCGC
Proteins encoded in this region:
- a CDS encoding branched-chain amino acid transaminase, with the translated sequence MPLEKEAKIWMNGKMVNWDDAQIHVLSHVVHYGSCLFEGIRCYKTKMGPAVFRLDAHMKRLIDSCKIYRMEPAYTKEQLCDASIELIRINKLEACYIRPLVYRGYYELGVDPTNCPIDVTIATYKWGKYLGAEALEKGISVGVSSWSRMAPNTFPAMAKSAANYMNSQLIRLEARAHGYAEGIALDYSGHVSEGSGENIFIVRDGTLITPPFASAILPGVTRNTVINLAGELGIRVIEEAIPREALYIADEVFFCGTAAEITPITSIDKIKIGSGSAGPITKKLQKRFFDIFEHPESDSRGWLTFVHPPAKKEKNHPVKNQEKVFAGK